From the genome of Candidatus Omnitrophota bacterium:
CCGCTTTGTGCAGTATGGCCTCGCAGAGCTGTGTTTTGCCCGAGGCGGGTTCTCCTGTTATAGCAACATTCTTAAATTTGTTCGCCATTTAGCCTCCCGAATTTCAATTTATTTAACACAATTACCGACACTAATCGTACAAATTTTGACGCCAAGTGTCAAAAATTCCCTAACGGAAACAGAGCTTCAGACTTCCGAATGGACGATCTCCGTTTTTTTGTTGCTCATATATACGGGCAATCCCAGTGCCAGAGCCACCAGAAGGACAATGAGCTTGAGCGAAACCGAAGTGCCCACGGCCGCATCGCTCGTTACGGAGATCATCTTAAAAAGAACGCTGTAGGCCGCCTCGCCCACTCCCCAGCCCGCAAAGGATATCGGCAGGCCCTGTATCATGTTTGCGACAGGGATAATGCAGACAAAATACCAGTAAGACAAGGATTTTGAGACAAAACTTGACATAACGATATAACCCATTGTTATGGCACTCAACTGCACAAGGAGCGAAATCGCCATAGCCTGGCAAAAAGCTTTTCTGCCGGCTTTTTTATAATAAAAAAAAGCGTAATGCAGTTTCCGCAGAACGTGCTCTTTTGGGAGTTTCCTGTAAAAACTTAGTTTTTCAAGGTATTTTTCGTCAAACACGACCATCGCGGCGGCCCCGAGAACGGCAAGTGCGGCAAGGGCGTAAACAATAACCCTCAATGACGGTTCCCTCGCCTGGAGATAAAGCGCCCCCGCAAAAATAGTGATCAGCGTTGCCCCCGCGCCTATGATCCTGTCCATAAAAATCGTGAACACCGCCGTTTTCTTTGAGCCCGCCGCGTCGCGATGGACATAGAAGGCCTTCACAAAATCACCGCCGAGAGTTGAAGGCATGACATTGTTGAACAGATGACCTATCAGAACATATTTTAATGTGTTTTTGTATGAGACGCTGAAGCCTCGGTCCAGCAGCAGAATTCTCCACCTGAGCGTGATTATCAGCAGCACAATCACATAAAGGCCGGCTGACGAGATCAGGACAGGGGCCGGGAGCGACGCGAATTTACTTATTAGCGAAGAGAAACTCGCCCAGAACCGTGAAAGAAAATGCCCCTCTGTAACGCCCCCGGTGGCCGTTATCACATACATGAATATTCCCGCGCTGATGATCAAACGCAGGAAAAATGATCCGGCTCGACGCACAGATCAGGCTTTATCGGCGCTGCCGAGCACTTCTCTGTTCTTGTGAGCTATCAGGTCTTTAAGGGCGTCCCTGGCCGGGCCGAGATATTTACGGGGATCGAATTCAGCAGGCTTTTCCGCGAAAACCTGCCTTATCTTCGCCGTCATAACGAGGCGCCCGTCGGTGTCTATATTTATTTTGCAGACCGCCGATTTGGCCGCCTTGCGCAGCTGCTCTTCGGGCACGCCCACGGCGTTATCAAGTTTTCCGCCGTATTTGTTGCACATTTCCACGAATTCGGCAGGCACCGATGAAGATCCGTGAAGCACTATCGGAAAACCGGGTATCCGTTTTTCTATCTCCTCCAGAATATCAAATCTGAGGGGCGGCGGCTTCTCGCCGCCAGCGAGCTTGAATTTATAGGCCCCGTGAGAAGTGCCTATGGAGATAGCGAGGCTGTCAACGCCAGTCTTTTTCACGAAATCCTCCACCTCTTCGGGTTTCGTGTAGTTGGAGGTCTCGGATTTCACATCGTCCTCTATTCCCGCCAGCACCCCGAGTTCGCCTTCCACCGTCACGTCGTACTTGTGCGCGTATTCCACCACTTTCTTCGTGAGGGCCACATTCTCGTCGTAGGAATGGGAGGAACCGTCTATCATAACGGAAGAGAAACCGCTCTCAATGCAGGAAACACACAGCTCGTA
Proteins encoded in this window:
- a CDS encoding flippase-like domain-containing protein is translated as MRRAGSFFLRLIISAGIFMYVITATGGVTEGHFLSRFWASFSSLISKFASLPAPVLISSAGLYVIVLLIITLRWRILLLDRGFSVSYKNTLKYVLIGHLFNNVMPSTLGGDFVKAFYVHRDAAGSKKTAVFTIFMDRIIGAGATLITIFAGALYLQAREPSLRVIVYALAALAVLGAAAMVVFDEKYLEKLSFYRKLPKEHVLRKLHYAFFYYKKAGRKAFCQAMAISLLVQLSAITMGYIVMSSFVSKSLSYWYFVCIIPVANMIQGLPISFAGWGVGEAAYSVLFKMISVTSDAAVGTSVSLKLIVLLVALALGLPVYMSNKKTEIVHSEV
- a CDS encoding class II fructose-1,6-bisphosphate aldolase, yielding MTDYKTLGLVNTRELFKKAVGGGYAIPAYNFNNMEQLQAIINGCAESRSPVILQVSSGARKYANQTMLRYMAQGAVAMAREDLKSDIPIVLHLDHGDTYELCVSCIESGFSSVMIDGSSHSYDENVALTKKVVEYAHKYDVTVEGELGVLAGIEDDVKSETSNYTKPEEVEDFVKKTGVDSLAISIGTSHGAYKFKLAGGEKPPPLRFDILEEIEKRIPGFPIVLHGSSSVPAEFVEMCNKYGGKLDNAVGVPEEQLRKAAKSAVCKINIDTDGRLVMTAKIRQVFAEKPAEFDPRKYLGPARDALKDLIAHKNREVLGSADKA